From a single Longimicrobiaceae bacterium genomic region:
- a CDS encoding glycosyltransferase has product MICILHGYLLEGSGSNLWTRAIVESLCRQGETVHLMAQENHPERYPFVTQARRYGTDGSVETFYRGERSAAGCCILHKPVLGDTLPVYVWDRYEEFPRVVPMVELTDPEIEEYLDRNVRALLRVVAENGVTALHANHGVLMSVVAQRVSEATGIPFAVMPHGSALEFAIRRDPRFHRLATEAFAAAGRVFVHGEEMRGRVRSILPDVPGLEEKFSDLHLGVDTARFEPVTRNGRRASIERMGETLEGVPRGRTPAQTEAMLSRLHGGMDADELRGAFRAAQDYDNKAPDADVEAKLQAVRWESDPTLLFVGRLISTKGIHGVLAALPLLLDRCPDLRLLVVGHGPLREPLEALLWALEHGERALVERIVAEGRSLEGAPEGEGGGTELTQAARFLDALRARGELDAYYAAARERVRPDRVVFTGYLTHRELRYLFPCCDAAVFPSVVKEAGPLVFLEALASGAFPLGTYFGGMRASIDSVAEALPPGGAEAMKLSPDPEHTVADIVRHVPAALEMGERHKEALRRVARERYDWTSVARKLAAELEAL; this is encoded by the coding sequence ATGATCTGCATCCTGCACGGATACCTGCTGGAGGGCTCCGGGAGCAACCTGTGGACCCGCGCCATCGTGGAGTCCCTCTGCCGCCAGGGGGAGACCGTCCACCTGATGGCGCAGGAGAACCACCCCGAGCGCTACCCCTTCGTCACCCAGGCCCGCCGCTACGGAACGGACGGCTCCGTGGAGACCTTCTACCGCGGGGAGCGCTCCGCCGCCGGGTGCTGCATCCTGCACAAGCCGGTGCTGGGCGACACCCTCCCCGTCTACGTGTGGGACCGCTACGAGGAATTCCCGCGGGTGGTGCCCATGGTGGAGCTCACCGATCCCGAGATCGAGGAGTACCTGGACCGGAACGTCCGCGCCCTGCTGCGGGTGGTGGCGGAGAACGGCGTCACCGCCCTGCACGCCAACCACGGCGTGCTGATGTCCGTGGTGGCGCAGCGGGTGAGCGAAGCCACCGGAATCCCCTTCGCGGTGATGCCCCACGGGAGCGCCCTGGAGTTCGCCATCCGGCGGGACCCGCGCTTCCACCGGCTGGCGACGGAGGCCTTCGCCGCCGCCGGCCGGGTGTTCGTGCACGGGGAGGAGATGCGCGGGCGCGTCCGCTCCATCCTCCCCGACGTCCCCGGGCTGGAGGAGAAGTTCTCCGACCTCCACCTGGGGGTGGACACCGCCCGGTTCGAGCCGGTGACCCGCAACGGGCGGCGCGCCAGCATCGAGCGCATGGGCGAAACGCTCGAGGGCGTGCCCCGCGGCCGGACCCCCGCGCAGACGGAGGCGATGCTCTCCCGCCTGCACGGGGGGATGGACGCGGACGAGCTGCGGGGCGCCTTCCGGGCGGCGCAGGACTACGACAACAAGGCTCCCGACGCCGACGTGGAGGCCAAGCTGCAGGCGGTGCGATGGGAGAGCGACCCCACGCTGCTGTTCGTGGGGCGGCTGATCTCCACCAAGGGGATCCACGGGGTGCTGGCCGCCCTCCCGCTGCTCCTGGACCGGTGCCCCGACCTGCGGCTGCTGGTGGTGGGGCACGGGCCGCTTCGCGAGCCGCTGGAGGCGCTGCTCTGGGCGCTGGAGCACGGGGAGCGCGCCCTGGTGGAGCGGATCGTCGCGGAGGGGAGGAGCCTGGAGGGGGCGCCCGAGGGGGAGGGCGGCGGCACGGAGCTGACCCAGGCGGCGCGGTTCCTGGACGCGCTCCGGGCGCGCGGGGAGCTGGACGCGTACTACGCGGCGGCGCGGGAGCGGGTGCGCCCCGACCGGGTGGTGTTCACCGGGTACCTCACCCACCGCGAGCTGCGCTACCTCTTCCCCTGCTGCGACGCCGCGGTCTTCCCCTCGGTGGTGAAGGAGGCGGGGCCGCTGGTGTTCCTGGAGGCGCTCGCCTCCGGCGCCTTCCCCCTGGGCACCTACTTCGGCGGGATGCGCGCGAGCATCGACTCCGTGGCCGAGGCCCTCCCGCCCGGTGGCGCCGAGGCCATGAAGCTTTCCCCGGACCCGGAGCACACCGTGGCCGACATCGTCCGCCACGTTCCCGCGGCGCTGGAGATGGGCGAGCGCCACAAGGAGGCGCTGCGCCGCGTGGCCCGGGAGCGCTACGACTGGACGAGCGTCGCCCGCAAGCTCGCCGCCGAGCTGGAGGCCCTGTGA
- a CDS encoding FAD-dependent oxidoreductase, translating to MARSTDALVLGGGVIGLSAAVRLQEAGRRVRLWAAEAPEDTVSAVAGAFWYPYRAYPAERVDAWGRRTFGVLAELATVPDAGVRMLPALELWRRPVADPSWRGAVPDFRHARPDELPPGFAQGWAFTVPTADMPAYLRWLAARFHAAGGVTERRRVGSLAEARAACPVVLNCTGLGAREVAGDAATFPIRGQVVRVENPGLRRILLDEEHPEGLTYVIPRSERECVLGGTADEGAWDATPDPRVAERILRLCAELEPRLAGARILEHRVGLRPGRPAVRLETEAFPDGTRVVHCYGHGGSGLTLSWGCAEEAAALAG from the coding sequence ATGGCACGATCCACCGACGCACTGGTCCTCGGCGGCGGGGTGATCGGCCTGTCGGCTGCGGTCCGGCTGCAGGAGGCGGGGCGGCGGGTGCGGCTCTGGGCGGCGGAGGCGCCGGAGGACACCGTCTCCGCGGTGGCGGGGGCGTTCTGGTACCCGTACCGGGCCTATCCGGCGGAGCGGGTGGACGCCTGGGGGCGGCGCACCTTCGGCGTGCTGGCGGAGCTGGCGACCGTGCCGGATGCGGGGGTGCGGATGCTCCCCGCGCTGGAGCTGTGGCGCCGCCCCGTGGCGGATCCCTCCTGGCGCGGCGCGGTCCCGGACTTCCGCCACGCCCGCCCGGACGAGCTCCCGCCCGGGTTCGCCCAGGGGTGGGCCTTCACCGTCCCCACCGCGGACATGCCGGCGTACCTGCGCTGGCTGGCGGCGCGCTTCCACGCGGCCGGCGGCGTGACCGAGCGGCGGCGGGTGGGCTCGCTGGCGGAGGCGCGGGCGGCGTGCCCGGTGGTGCTCAACTGCACCGGGCTGGGTGCGCGGGAGGTCGCCGGCGACGCGGCGACCTTCCCCATCCGCGGGCAGGTGGTGCGGGTGGAGAACCCCGGCCTCCGGCGGATCCTGCTGGACGAGGAGCACCCGGAGGGGCTCACCTACGTGATCCCCCGCAGCGAGCGGGAGTGCGTCCTGGGCGGCACCGCGGACGAGGGCGCGTGGGACGCCACCCCCGACCCGCGCGTGGCGGAGCGCATCCTCCGGCTCTGCGCCGAGCTGGAGCCGCGCCTGGCGGGGGCGCGGATCCTGGAGCACCGGGTGGGGCTGCGGCCGGGGCGGCCCGCGGTGCGGCTGGAGACGGAGGCGTTCCCGGACGGCACCCGCGTGGTGCACTGCTACGGGCACGGCGGGTCCGGGCTGACGCTGTCGTGGGGGTGCGCCGAGGAGGCCGCGGCGCTGGCGGGGTGA
- a CDS encoding YdcF family protein translates to MTPHHPVEPSPPADAIVVLSGGVGPDGSLPVLSRTRVERAAQLFHGGIAPRMVMSGRCGLTAPEPAVTEAAAMAAYARELGVPEEALLLEEESRDTLGNAYFTRERLLRPGGWTSIRVVTSDFHLSRAAWVFRKVLGPHYDFSFVSAASGLSPRELIDRALEECRILIFLNEWLQALEDGDDHALDRLMEHEHPGYADAPALTHDQLQRRLDEIARIDRIAGSVRWISGPWDGASERRAGADRRARRSMSLGRR, encoded by the coding sequence GTGACCCCTCACCACCCCGTGGAGCCCTCCCCTCCCGCGGACGCCATCGTGGTGCTCAGCGGGGGCGTCGGCCCGGACGGCTCGCTGCCGGTGCTGTCTCGCACGCGGGTGGAGCGCGCGGCGCAGCTCTTCCACGGCGGGATCGCCCCGCGGATGGTCATGTCCGGCCGCTGCGGGCTCACCGCCCCCGAGCCGGCGGTCACCGAGGCCGCGGCAATGGCCGCGTACGCCCGGGAGCTGGGGGTCCCGGAGGAGGCCCTGCTGCTGGAGGAGGAGTCCCGGGACACCCTGGGGAACGCGTACTTCACCCGGGAGCGCCTCCTGCGGCCCGGCGGGTGGACCTCCATCCGCGTGGTCACCTCGGACTTCCACCTCTCCCGGGCGGCGTGGGTGTTCCGCAAGGTCCTGGGCCCGCACTACGACTTCTCCTTCGTGTCCGCCGCGTCCGGGCTCTCCCCGCGGGAGCTGATCGACCGGGCCCTGGAGGAGTGCAGGATCCTGATCTTCCTCAACGAGTGGCTGCAGGCGCTGGAGGACGGCGACGACCACGCGCTCGACCGGCTGATGGAGCACGAGCACCCGGGCTACGCGGACGCGCCGGCCCTGACGCACGACCAGCTGCAGCGGCGGCTGGACGAGATCGCGCGCATCGACCGCATTGCCGGGAGCGTCCGGTGGATCTCGGGGCCCTGGGACGGCGCGTCCGAGCGCCGGGCCGGGGCGGACCGCCGCGCCCGCCGCTCCATGTCGCTGGGCAGGAGGTAG